The Pedobacter mucosus genome window below encodes:
- a CDS encoding AAA family ATPase has protein sequence MQYKNEVEAVDALHQSFNKIKAEISKVVIGQDEIIKSVLIAIFSNGHCLLVGVPGLAKTLLVQTVASVLDLDFNRIQFTPDLMPSDIIGAEILGEDRHFKFIKGPVFSNIILADEINRTPPKTQAALLEAMQEKSVTAAGQTHILPKPFFVLATQNPIEQEGTYPLPEAQLDRFMFNIQLNYPAFADELNIVKNTTSNRTVQLEKIIHADDIQYFQKLIRDIPITDNVLEYAVKLASKTRPNSEFATEAVNKYISWGAGPRASQFLVLGAKCHAAVTGKYAPDIEDVQAVAEPILRHRIVRNYRAEAEGLSIEKIIKDLL, from the coding sequence ATGCAGTATAAAAACGAAGTAGAAGCTGTTGATGCGCTTCACCAATCTTTTAACAAAATTAAAGCAGAAATTAGTAAAGTTGTTATTGGTCAGGACGAAATAATAAAATCTGTTTTAATTGCTATTTTTAGCAACGGACATTGTTTATTGGTTGGCGTGCCTGGTTTAGCTAAAACATTGCTTGTTCAAACCGTGGCTTCGGTACTCGATCTAGATTTTAATCGCATTCAGTTTACGCCTGATTTAATGCCAAGTGATATTATTGGCGCCGAAATTTTAGGAGAAGACAGGCACTTTAAATTTATAAAAGGTCCTGTTTTTTCTAATATTATTTTAGCTGATGAAATTAACCGTACACCACCTAAAACGCAAGCTGCTTTGCTAGAAGCCATGCAAGAAAAATCAGTTACGGCAGCTGGACAAACACATATTTTACCTAAACCATTTTTTGTTTTAGCAACTCAAAATCCGATAGAACAAGAAGGAACCTATCCCCTTCCTGAAGCACAGTTGGATCGTTTTATGTTCAATATTCAATTAAATTATCCAGCCTTTGCGGATGAATTAAATATTGTAAAAAACACGACAAGCAATCGAACCGTTCAGCTTGAAAAAATTATTCATGCTGATGATATACAATACTTCCAGAAATTAATTAGAGATATTCCAATTACAGATAATGTGTTGGAATATGCAGTTAAACTTGCGTCGAAAACTCGTCCTAATTCAGAATTTGCCACTGAAGCAGTAAACAAATATATTAGTTGGGGAGCTGGTCCTAGAGCATCACAATTTTTAGTGTTAGGCGCAAAATGCCATGCAGCAGTTACCGGGAAGTATGCGCCAGATATTGAAGATGTTCAGGCAGTAGCTGAGCCAATATTGCGCCATCGTATTGTTCGCAACTATAGGGCTGAGGCTGAAGGTTTATCAATAGAAAAAATTATTAAGGATCTTTTGTAG
- a CDS encoding lactonase family protein: MSILSHFSFAQKTNYNLLVGTYTAPGKSEGIYTYNFNTLTAVTTLKSIAKGIENPSYLAISPDQKYVYSVNETGKTSTVSAFKFNVATGILTFLNKVDSHGADPCFITVDGKNVIVANYSGGSLAVFSRKADGSLTDAIQVINHTGKSIDPKGRQESAHVHMILFTPDHKHLIVNDLGEDKTYIYNYNPIGKAKKLTIKSIINSYAGTGPRHITFTPNGKFAYLIHEFNGSITAFAYANGNLIKIQEIGTTPADFTGKIDAADIHVSADGKFLYETNRGDANSISSFLISATGKLKFIETVSTLGRGPRNFTIDPSGKFVLVGHQYTNNVVIFKRNKTTGRLTDSGKRIEVGAPVSLVFGK; the protein is encoded by the coding sequence ATGTCTATACTATCACATTTCTCTTTCGCACAAAAAACTAATTACAATCTTTTAGTTGGCACTTATACTGCGCCAGGAAAAAGTGAAGGAATTTATACTTACAATTTTAATACGTTAACAGCAGTTACTACTTTAAAAAGTATCGCCAAAGGAATCGAAAATCCAAGTTATCTTGCCATTTCTCCTGATCAAAAATATGTCTATTCTGTTAATGAAACCGGTAAAACGAGTACAGTTAGTGCGTTTAAATTTAACGTTGCCACAGGCATTTTAACTTTTCTGAACAAAGTTGATAGTCATGGAGCCGATCCATGCTTCATTACCGTGGATGGTAAAAATGTAATTGTTGCAAATTATTCTGGTGGAAGTTTAGCTGTCTTTTCCCGCAAGGCTGATGGCTCACTAACTGATGCCATCCAAGTGATTAATCATACTGGAAAAAGCATTGATCCAAAAGGCAGACAAGAAAGTGCTCATGTTCATATGATACTTTTTACACCAGATCATAAACATTTAATCGTTAATGATTTAGGTGAAGATAAAACTTATATTTACAACTATAACCCTATTGGAAAAGCTAAAAAACTAACCATAAAATCGATTATTAATTCATATGCAGGTACTGGTCCCAGACATATAACTTTTACTCCAAATGGTAAATTTGCTTATTTAATTCATGAATTTAATGGAAGCATAACTGCGTTTGCTTATGCAAATGGTAACCTAATTAAAATTCAGGAAATCGGAACAACACCTGCAGATTTTACTGGAAAAATTGATGCCGCTGATATTCATGTTTCTGCCGATGGAAAATTTCTTTACGAAACCAATCGAGGTGATGCAAATAGTATTTCTTCCTTCTTAATTTCAGCAACGGGAAAACTTAAGTTTATCGAAACTGTAAGCACTTTAGGTAGAGGACCAAGAAATTTCACTATCGATCCTAGTGGAAAATTTGTACTTGTCGGACACCAATATACCAACAATGTTGTAATTTTTAAGCGTAATAAAACTACAGGAAGACTTACAGATAGTGGAAAAAGAATAGAAGTTGGCGCACCAGTTAGTTTAGTGTTTGGGAAGTAG
- a CDS encoding KTSC domain-containing protein, translating to MKKIVDYRKLLSVDKNAELKELKTVYRTLMKDCHPDKFQQDEEKLGAEARSKDIIEAYHFLVSIAPETRDQNIEVYTQTTTSSNIQDFEYKQQVLNIQFFDGSAYEYFDVPKAIYVKLVNADSPGRFARRHIFHEFPYRNVARVAEPA from the coding sequence ATGAAAAAAATAGTTGATTACAGAAAGCTTTTGAGTGTAGATAAAAATGCTGAGTTAAAAGAGCTTAAAACAGTGTATCGTACACTAATGAAAGATTGCCACCCAGATAAATTTCAGCAAGATGAAGAAAAATTAGGTGCAGAAGCAAGAAGTAAAGATATCATCGAAGCTTATCATTTTTTAGTGAGTATCGCTCCAGAAACCCGCGATCAAAACATTGAAGTTTATACTCAAACCACTACATCATCAAACATTCAGGATTTTGAATACAAGCAACAAGTATTAAACATTCAATTTTTTGATGGAAGTGCTTACGAATATTTTGATGTTCCAAAAGCAATTTACGTGAAATTGGTTAATGCCGATTCTCCAGGTCGTTTTGCTCGTAGACATATATTCCACGAATTTCCTTACCGCAATGTTGCGAGAGTAGCAGAACCGGCTTAA
- a CDS encoding non-canonical purine NTP diphosphatase, with protein sequence MKKLVFATNNKNKTEEIRLALQNEFEVLNLEDIGCFVDIPETADTFEGNATLKSTYVKENFELDCFADDSGLEVEALNNEPGVYSARYAGERDNQANIALVLEKLKGNSNRNARFKTVISLILGNENYLFEGIIEGTLRESLTGKKGFGYDPIFQPNGYDVTFAEMDMSEKNQISHRAIALKKMITFLKSQ encoded by the coding sequence ATGAAAAAATTAGTTTTTGCTACTAACAATAAAAATAAAACCGAAGAGATCCGGTTGGCACTTCAAAATGAATTCGAAGTTTTAAACTTGGAAGACATTGGTTGTTTCGTAGATATCCCAGAAACAGCAGATACTTTTGAAGGTAATGCTACACTTAAAAGTACTTACGTAAAAGAAAATTTTGAGTTAGATTGTTTTGCCGATGACAGTGGATTAGAAGTTGAGGCGCTGAATAATGAACCCGGTGTTTATTCTGCCCGTTATGCAGGAGAGAGGGATAATCAAGCCAATATTGCACTAGTTTTAGAAAAACTTAAAGGTAATTCAAATAGAAATGCCAGGTTTAAAACTGTTATTTCTTTAATATTAGGGAACGAAAATTATTTATTCGAAGGCATTATAGAAGGTACGCTACGGGAAAGTTTGACTGGCAAAAAAGGCTTTGGGTACGATCCAATTTTTCAGCCAAATGGCTATGATGTCACTTTTGCAGAGATGGATATGTCTGAAAAAAATCAAATAAGCCACAGAGCAATTGCCTTAAAAAAAATGATAACCTTTTTAAAATCTCAATAA
- the tilS gene encoding tRNA lysidine(34) synthetase TilS: MLPLPQFQDYVAKQGLFVKGDRILLAVSGGKDSVLMLHLFKAIGVDVGVAHCNFNLRAIEAERDENFIRQLAESLNLPFYVTHFDTKKYALENKISTQMAARDLRYSWFEEIRVSYGYNYIALAQHQNDAVETVLINLVRGTGISGLHGILPKKNKLIRPLLFLNRKEIDEIIINQNLDFVEDSSNLSTNYTRNKLRFKVVPHLQEINPSLEKTFNENIARFAEIEEYLHLQVEKLTSEIIKKKFDGIYIPLEEIAKLKPQKLLLFELLKPYNFTENVIEDMVNSLKSLSGTQFFSATHQAIINRNDLVIVASDSKIALNQFIDQTAEQVIFGEDEITLSFSTDIKFEINKDKAYVNADQLIFPLLLRNWKNGDKFIPLGMRKFKKVSDFFIDEKVPLHLKSQIPLLINGNGEIIWIAGKRQDNRYKLTTATKKVAIFELKIK, translated from the coding sequence ATGTTACCTTTACCACAATTTCAGGATTATGTAGCCAAACAAGGGTTATTTGTAAAAGGTGACAGAATTCTTTTAGCCGTTAGTGGCGGAAAAGATTCGGTATTAATGTTGCATTTATTTAAAGCTATAGGCGTTGATGTTGGTGTGGCGCATTGTAATTTCAACTTAAGGGCTATAGAAGCAGAACGTGATGAAAATTTTATTCGCCAACTTGCTGAAAGTTTGAATCTTCCTTTTTATGTAACGCATTTTGATACAAAAAAATATGCACTCGAAAATAAAATTTCTACACAAATGGCGGCTAGAGATTTACGTTACTCCTGGTTTGAAGAAATAAGGGTTTCTTACGGTTATAATTACATCGCACTGGCACAACACCAAAATGATGCTGTTGAAACCGTTTTAATTAATTTGGTGCGAGGAACAGGAATTAGCGGCCTGCATGGTATTTTGCCTAAAAAAAATAAATTAATCAGGCCTTTACTGTTTCTAAATCGTAAAGAGATTGATGAAATTATAATAAATCAAAATTTAGATTTTGTTGAGGATAGCTCAAATTTGAGTACAAATTATACTCGAAATAAATTGAGGTTTAAAGTAGTTCCGCATCTCCAAGAAATCAATCCTAGTTTAGAAAAAACGTTTAACGAAAATATAGCTCGTTTTGCAGAAATTGAAGAATACCTGCATCTTCAAGTGGAAAAATTAACAAGTGAAATTATTAAGAAAAAATTTGATGGAATTTATATTCCTTTAGAAGAGATTGCAAAACTTAAGCCTCAAAAGTTGTTATTGTTTGAACTTCTTAAACCTTATAATTTCACAGAAAACGTGATAGAGGATATGGTAAATAGCCTTAAATCTTTGAGTGGAACTCAGTTTTTCAGTGCAACACATCAGGCAATTATTAACAGAAATGATTTGGTAATTGTTGCAAGCGATTCGAAAATTGCGTTAAATCAATTTATTGATCAAACTGCTGAGCAGGTTATTTTTGGAGAAGATGAAATAACGTTATCTTTTTCTACCGATATAAAATTTGAAATCAATAAAGATAAAGCTTATGTAAATGCTGATCAGTTAATTTTCCCGCTATTACTAAGAAATTGGAAAAACGGCGATAAATTTATTCCGCTAGGTATGCGTAAGTTTAAAAAAGTAAGCGATTTTTTTATTGATGAAAAGGTTCCTTTACACTTAAAAAGTCAAATTCCTTTATTAATAAATGGTAACGGAGAAATCATTTGGATCGCAGGTAAACGTCAGGATAACCGATATAAATTAACTACAGCAACAAAAAAAGTTGCTATATTCGAACTCAAAATTAAATAA
- a CDS encoding peptidylprolyl isomerase gives MKKVFLVAALICLFLNSFAQSAKHNIDKVAAVVGNNIILLSDLNQQYTQYLYQGNQQNVDIKCKILQNTLTQKLLKQQAEIDSVMVDDSQVDDEVNKRMRYSMQRAGGQERLEQFLNKSLLQYKDEIRPSVKDELIAQKMQAKITENINVTPMEVEKYFKTLGDSIPQFNTEVEVGEIILGPQLSKAEKQRFRDKIEALRMRVKGGDDFGVLAKTYSEDPGSSADGGDLGFFDRSTMAKEFTAWAFKLKAGEMSPVFETEFGFHILQVIERRGEQVHARHILIKPATTAESLSRLKLHADSIYNNITTKKLSFAAAANLFSDNKESKFNGGMMLNAENVQARSTFIPTDKLDPSIFLVIDSMKIGGISKPDLYTAADGKQGYRILYLKSKIPPHKANLGQDFPKIRDAAQSDKINRTLSEWFEKRRESTYIKIDDEFNTCDELKIWTKTTAAK, from the coding sequence ATGAAAAAAGTTTTTTTAGTAGCAGCTTTAATTTGCTTGTTTTTAAACAGTTTTGCCCAATCGGCGAAACATAATATAGATAAAGTTGCTGCAGTAGTAGGAAATAACATTATCCTTTTGTCTGATTTAAATCAGCAATACACGCAATATCTTTATCAAGGAAATCAGCAGAATGTTGATATTAAATGTAAAATTTTACAAAATACGCTTACCCAAAAACTTCTAAAACAACAGGCTGAAATCGATTCAGTAATGGTTGATGATAGTCAGGTTGATGATGAAGTAAACAAAAGAATGCGTTATAGCATGCAACGTGCCGGCGGACAAGAGCGTTTGGAGCAGTTTTTAAATAAATCTTTACTGCAATATAAAGATGAAATCAGACCATCAGTGAAAGATGAGTTGATCGCACAAAAGATGCAAGCAAAAATTACGGAAAATATAAATGTTACTCCGATGGAAGTTGAAAAATACTTCAAAACCTTGGGTGATAGTATTCCACAATTTAATACTGAAGTTGAAGTGGGTGAAATAATTTTGGGTCCTCAATTATCAAAAGCAGAAAAGCAAAGATTTCGTGATAAAATTGAAGCTTTACGTATGCGGGTGAAAGGTGGAGATGACTTCGGTGTTTTAGCGAAAACATATTCTGAAGATCCAGGTTCATCAGCTGATGGTGGAGATTTAGGTTTTTTCGATAGAAGTACAATGGCTAAAGAATTTACAGCTTGGGCATTTAAACTTAAAGCAGGGGAAATGTCACCGGTATTCGAAACTGAATTTGGCTTTCACATTTTACAAGTTATCGAACGTCGTGGAGAGCAAGTTCACGCCCGTCATATTTTAATTAAACCAGCTACTACTGCAGAAAGCTTAAGTAGATTAAAACTTCACGCTGATAGTATTTATAATAATATTACCACGAAAAAATTAAGTTTTGCTGCTGCAGCTAACCTATTTTCAGATAATAAGGAATCTAAATTTAATGGTGGAATGATGCTTAATGCAGAAAACGTACAAGCAAGAAGTACTTTTATTCCTACTGATAAATTAGATCCATCTATATTTTTGGTTATAGATTCAATGAAAATTGGAGGTATTTCGAAACCTGATTTATATACTGCTGCTGATGGAAAACAAGGCTACCGCATACTTTACTTAAAATCGAAAATTCCTCCACATAAAGCAAATTTAGGTCAAGATTTTCCGAAAATTAGAGATGCTGCACAAAGTGATAAAATTAATCGTACTTTAAGTGAGTGGTTTGAAAAACGTCGTGAAAGCACTTATATTAAAATTGACGATGAGTTTAATACCTGCGATGAATTAAAAATTTGGACCAAAACAACAGCCGCAAAATAA
- the bshA gene encoding N-acetyl-alpha-D-glucosaminyl L-malate synthase BshA codes for MKIGIVCYPTFGGSGVVATELGKALANEGHQVHFITYSQPARLDFFSANLFYHEVSVRDYPLFDYAPYESALASKLVDVVRFEQLDVLHVHYAIPHASAAFMAKQILASYGIHIPVVTTLHGTDITLVGKDPTYKPVVTFSINQSDGVTTVSQDLKDDTYNHFEITKDIRVIPNFIDFTRFSLQAKDHFKKAIAPNNERILIHTSNFRKVKRTADVIRIFEKVQAVIPSKLLMVGDGPERAYDEQLCRSLNISDHVRFLGKQDAIEEILSVSDLFLIPSESESFGLAALEAMACKVPVISTNAGGLPELNVDGFCGFLSNVGDVDAMAAHSIEILKDDETLKRFKENAFIRAQDFDLKKILPSYIEYYKEVIENSLQAKY; via the coding sequence ATGAAGATAGGAATTGTTTGCTACCCCACTTTTGGCGGTAGTGGAGTAGTTGCAACAGAACTTGGAAAAGCACTTGCAAATGAAGGTCACCAAGTTCACTTTATCACTTATAGTCAGCCTGCCAGGCTCGATTTTTTCTCTGCTAATTTATTTTATCATGAAGTTTCGGTAAGAGATTATCCGCTTTTTGATTATGCACCTTACGAATCGGCTTTGGCCAGTAAATTGGTAGATGTTGTTCGGTTTGAGCAATTGGATGTTTTACATGTTCATTATGCCATTCCGCATGCTTCAGCGGCATTTATGGCGAAGCAAATATTGGCAAGTTATGGCATACACATTCCTGTGGTAACCACTTTGCATGGAACGGATATTACTTTAGTAGGAAAAGACCCGACTTATAAGCCGGTGGTTACGTTTTCTATTAACCAAAGCGATGGCGTAACAACGGTTTCTCAAGATCTGAAAGATGATACTTATAATCATTTTGAAATTACTAAAGACATCAGGGTGATCCCAAATTTCATAGATTTTACGCGTTTCAGTTTACAGGCTAAAGATCATTTTAAGAAAGCAATTGCACCTAATAATGAACGTATTTTAATCCATACCAGTAATTTTAGGAAGGTGAAACGTACGGCAGATGTAATTCGGATTTTCGAAAAAGTGCAAGCTGTAATTCCTTCAAAACTGCTAATGGTTGGCGATGGACCGGAGCGTGCTTATGATGAACAATTATGTCGCTCGTTAAATATTTCTGATCATGTTCGGTTTTTAGGCAAGCAAGATGCGATTGAAGAAATACTTTCCGTTTCAGATCTCTTCTTGATTCCTTCAGAATCTGAGAGTTTCGGTTTAGCGGCTTTGGAAGCAATGGCCTGTAAAGTTCCTGTAATTTCTACAAATGCTGGCGGTTTGCCTGAGTTAAATGTGGATGGATTTTGCGGTTTCTTAAGTAATGTTGGTGATGTTGATGCAATGGCTGCTCATTCAATAGAAATTTTAAAGGATGATGAAACCTTAAAACGTTTTAAAGAAAATGCATTTATCAGGGCACAGGATTTCGATTTGAAAAAGATTCTTCCTTCGTATATTGAGTATTATAAAGAAGTAATAGAAAATTCTTTGCAAGCAAAATATTAG
- a CDS encoding glycerophosphodiester phosphodiesterase family protein, with the protein MDFKIRTTLLLIFICFFSQVSAQKQKFDVQGKAGARGIMPENTIEGMLKAVDLGVTTLEMDAVISKDKQVVLSQEPYFNNEISLMPNGKAISFKDQKKYNIYKMDYAEVKKFDVGSKVHARFPGQMKFKAYKPLLSETIDAVEAYVKAQKLVKPVYSIETKTIKNGDNEFQPEPAEFVELIMEIVNAKKIAKRVIIESFDMRTLQYLHEKYPKIQTSLLIDEKEPFEGYIEKLGFKPTIYSPYSVLVGKGLVDRCHAMGIKIIPWTVNTAKEIKYFQSLGVDGIITDFPNVMGQLK; encoded by the coding sequence ATGGATTTCAAAATTAGAACGACTTTACTATTAATATTTATATGCTTTTTCTCACAGGTTTCTGCTCAAAAGCAAAAATTTGATGTCCAAGGAAAAGCTGGTGCCCGTGGTATTATGCCCGAAAATACCATTGAAGGGATGTTAAAGGCTGTAGATTTAGGCGTTACAACATTAGAAATGGATGCGGTTATTTCGAAGGATAAACAAGTGGTGTTATCTCAGGAACCTTATTTTAACAATGAGATTTCTTTGATGCCAAATGGCAAAGCAATCTCTTTTAAAGATCAAAAAAAGTATAACATCTATAAAATGGATTATGCTGAAGTTAAGAAATTTGATGTTGGTAGTAAAGTTCATGCTCGTTTTCCTGGTCAGATGAAGTTTAAGGCTTATAAGCCATTGCTTTCTGAAACTATAGATGCTGTTGAAGCTTATGTTAAGGCGCAAAAATTGGTTAAACCCGTTTATAGTATCGAAACCAAAACCATTAAAAACGGAGATAATGAGTTTCAACCCGAACCTGCAGAATTTGTAGAACTGATAATGGAAATTGTCAATGCAAAGAAAATTGCAAAACGTGTGATCATCGAATCTTTCGACATGCGTACCTTACAATATTTGCATGAGAAATATCCTAAAATTCAGACTTCATTATTAATTGATGAAAAAGAACCTTTTGAAGGATATATTGAGAAATTAGGTTTTAAACCGACGATTTATAGTCCTTATTCGGTTTTAGTTGGCAAAGGTTTAGTAGATCGCTGCCACGCAATGGGCATTAAAATCATCCCCTGGACGGTTAATACAGCAAAAGAAATAAAATATTTCCAGAGTTTAGGTGTGGATGGAATTATAACAGATTTCCCTAATGTAATGGGGCAATTGAAATAA
- a CDS encoding OstA-like protein, translated as MKKKVNYLKNPVFQQDNATLTCDSAVFYSERNYFEAYKNVHINQLTTNIYSNQLEYDGNKKLAHLTGNVIMDDQQSILTTEILDYNTLSKIGTYTKGGKIVNKEVTLTSKNGYYFSGTSDAYFKYDVVVVTPQTTIKSDTMSYNTKSKWTFFYGPTNIKGKDDNLYTENGQYNTTSEDAFFGKKNLYTQGTRSLKGDSLYYYGKKGIGKAVKNIVFSDTKDKMKMFGDLGYYYKADQRTLVTRNAYLGIGTADSIMVKNRKRPDSLWMGADTLETQMVLQKTLKLIPKISIKADNEIGEDEEDGDALKEKKELPEQAKTEVKAKEGKSKRNASKNAKNKTNDESSVLDKNKILPEILEDSLKIKVDSLSKNISLNNDSSKNSNVLKSKADSIVKNLPKLKADSLQKTIVEKSASAIKTVGKLIPDSLQKSVTKSGVINNVVKAVGNLKLNGIKKDSVKFNPADTIQARVIRAYHGVKIYKTNIQAKTDSLFYTSADSTLRCYINPIIWSEGSQQVGDTIYVQFKNKKLNNLQAFKNAFLVNTPKDSLRFNQIKGRYMTGFFNKGKLKTMYVDGNAESIYYTQDDSTKVYKEMNQTLSSRIKFIFKDDENDISDIVYIKGVEGALNPEVKIAKDNVLKGFSWKPTERPKQKKDAIGSSGKAKPKTKIKPKAPLGKPIIAAKPSSKILLPKISLGKDTTGLQKTLKEALPAIISNKEIKPIIPKIDSLNKLKKEIKKL; from the coding sequence ATGAAGAAAAAAGTCAATTATTTAAAAAACCCTGTTTTTCAACAAGATAATGCAACCTTAACTTGCGATAGTGCCGTTTTTTATAGTGAGCGTAATTATTTCGAAGCTTATAAAAATGTTCATATCAATCAACTTACTACAAATATTTATTCTAACCAGCTGGAGTATGATGGGAATAAAAAGCTTGCCCATTTGACCGGAAATGTTATAATGGATGATCAGCAATCCATATTAACCACTGAGATTTTAGATTATAATACTTTAAGTAAAATAGGCACTTACACCAAGGGTGGAAAAATAGTAAATAAAGAGGTTACGTTAACTAGTAAAAACGGATATTATTTTAGTGGTACCAGTGATGCTTATTTCAAATATGATGTGGTTGTTGTTACGCCTCAAACAACCATAAAATCAGATACGATGAGTTATAATACAAAAAGTAAGTGGACTTTTTTTTATGGACCGACCAACATTAAGGGTAAAGACGACAATCTCTACACTGAAAATGGCCAATATAACACTACATCTGAAGATGCCTTTTTTGGAAAGAAAAACTTATATACACAAGGAACCAGATCATTGAAAGGCGATAGTTTATATTACTATGGTAAAAAAGGAATTGGTAAAGCCGTTAAAAACATTGTATTTTCTGATACAAAAGATAAAATGAAAATGTTTGGCGATCTAGGCTATTACTATAAAGCCGATCAACGAACATTGGTTACCAGAAACGCTTACCTAGGAATTGGAACTGCAGATTCCATCATGGTTAAAAACAGAAAGCGACCAGATAGTTTGTGGATGGGTGCAGATACTTTGGAAACCCAAATGGTATTGCAGAAAACATTGAAATTAATACCGAAAATTTCTATTAAAGCCGACAATGAAATTGGTGAAGACGAAGAAGATGGTGATGCTTTAAAAGAGAAAAAAGAATTGCCTGAACAAGCCAAAACCGAAGTGAAGGCAAAAGAGGGTAAAAGCAAACGCAACGCTTCTAAAAATGCGAAGAATAAAACTAATGACGAATCATCTGTTTTAGATAAAAATAAAATCCTGCCCGAAATATTAGAGGATAGCTTAAAAATAAAGGTTGATTCTTTATCAAAAAATATATCCCTCAATAACGATAGTTCAAAAAATAGCAATGTTTTAAAAAGCAAGGCTGATTCTATTGTTAAAAATTTACCCAAATTAAAAGCAGATAGTTTGCAGAAAACCATTGTCGAGAAATCTGCATCTGCAATAAAAACGGTAGGCAAATTAATCCCTGATAGTCTACAAAAAAGTGTTACTAAAAGTGGCGTTATAAACAACGTTGTTAAAGCTGTTGGAAATTTGAAACTTAACGGAATCAAAAAAGATTCGGTTAAATTTAATCCGGCAGATACCATTCAGGCCCGGGTAATCAGGGCTTATCACGGGGTAAAAATCTATAAGACAAATATTCAGGCAAAAACTGATAGTTTATTTTATACCAGTGCAGATTCTACTTTGCGCTGCTATATCAATCCAATAATTTGGTCGGAAGGTTCTCAGCAAGTTGGTGATACGATTTATGTTCAATTTAAAAACAAAAAACTAAATAATTTACAAGCTTTTAAAAATGCTTTTTTAGTTAATACGCCAAAAGATTCCCTTCGTTTTAATCAGATAAAGGGAAGATATATGACTGGTTTTTTTAATAAAGGTAAACTGAAAACCATGTATGTTGACGGGAATGCAGAGAGTATTTATTACACTCAAGATGATAGCACGAAAGTTTACAAGGAAATGAACCAAACTTTAAGTAGCCGTATTAAATTTATTTTTAAGGATGATGAAAACGACATTAGTGATATTGTTTACATTAAAGGTGTTGAAGGTGCTTTAAATCCGGAAGTTAAAATAGCGAAAGATAATGTACTTAAAGGATTTTCATGGAAACCTACGGAGAGACCAAAACAGAAAAAAGATGCCATTGGATCGTCTGGTAAAGCTAAACCTAAAACTAAAATTAAGCCAAAAGCTCCTCTTGGTAAGCCGATAATTGCCGCCAAGCCTAGCTCCAAAATTCTTTTACCCAAAATATCTTTAGGAAAGGATACTACTGGTTTGCAAAAAACGCTAAAAGAAGCTTTGCCTGCTATTATTTCAAACAAAGAAATAAAACCAATAATACCTAAAATTGATTCTTTAAATAAACTTAAAAAGGAAATTAAGAAGTTGTAA